A genome region from Microbacterium sp. CGR2 includes the following:
- a CDS encoding helix-turn-helix domain-containing protein encodes MPTATSTTPWGTVNEAAAQLRVDPRTIRRQIAAGRIRAVQLGKIFRVDMSSLTPDADPIAAHVAAIVADAPPLTPEQRDKIAAILGGGADA; translated from the coding sequence ATGCCAACCGCCACCTCCACCACGCCGTGGGGAACCGTCAATGAGGCCGCCGCGCAACTGCGCGTCGATCCCCGCACCATCCGCCGGCAGATCGCCGCTGGCCGCATCCGCGCCGTCCAGCTGGGCAAGATCTTCCGCGTCGACATGTCCAGCCTCACTCCCGACGCCGACCCAATCGCCGCACACGTCGCCGCCATCGTCGCCGATGCGCCTCCGCTCACGCCCGAGCAGCGCGACAAGATCGCCGCAATTCTCGGCGGCGGTGCGGACGCGTGA
- a CDS encoding recombinase family protein, whose protein sequence is MRAGIYLRQSLDVAEGIERQRDRCAAMVHARGWEVEKEYRDNDTSASKARGRSTGWAQMLADASDGVIDVAVAVNLDRLLRTQTDLSSLIATGVAVTTLEGELDLTSASGEMQASVLTAMARFEVRRKSERQIRANESRARSGKWVGGRRPFGFEADGITVREPEADAVREGFRDLLLGTSLAAIARRWNQQGFVTGQARQARSGHAGEPSPWRADAVRAVLMNPRYAGRVRYKGETLSAPARWPALVDAATFEAVQAVLQNPARRSAGRAPTHLLTGIALCGVCGATAHAGGNARQGVRAYRCSASSGHFARRAEPVEEYVTAVILARLAREDARELLQRSPGVDTEGMRLEAVGVRARLDALAVDFADGTLTASQLRAATERLRTRLNELETRLADAGRVDVLGDVVGAPDVAAAWASLTLDRRRAIIATLMTVTLHPPGRGTRTFRPETVGIDWAR, encoded by the coding sequence ATGAGAGCGGGAATCTACCTTCGTCAATCCCTGGACGTCGCAGAAGGCATCGAGCGGCAGCGCGATCGGTGCGCCGCGATGGTTCATGCTCGCGGGTGGGAGGTCGAGAAGGAGTACCGGGATAACGACACGTCCGCATCCAAGGCACGGGGGCGATCGACAGGGTGGGCGCAGATGCTCGCCGATGCGTCCGACGGCGTGATCGACGTCGCCGTAGCAGTGAATCTAGACCGACTACTCCGTACCCAGACCGACCTCTCATCGCTGATCGCGACCGGTGTGGCCGTCACCACCCTCGAAGGAGAGCTCGACCTCACGAGCGCGTCAGGCGAGATGCAAGCCTCCGTGCTGACCGCCATGGCGAGGTTCGAGGTGCGCAGAAAATCAGAGCGCCAGATCCGAGCGAACGAATCGCGAGCTCGCAGCGGAAAATGGGTCGGCGGGCGTCGTCCGTTCGGCTTCGAGGCCGACGGCATCACCGTTCGCGAGCCCGAGGCTGATGCAGTGCGCGAAGGTTTCCGAGACCTCCTGCTCGGAACGTCGCTCGCGGCGATCGCACGCAGATGGAACCAGCAGGGCTTCGTGACTGGACAAGCTCGTCAGGCCCGATCCGGCCACGCGGGCGAACCTTCGCCGTGGCGCGCCGATGCCGTCCGAGCGGTCTTGATGAACCCGCGCTACGCAGGTCGAGTGCGCTACAAAGGCGAGACCCTATCCGCCCCCGCGAGGTGGCCGGCGCTCGTCGACGCGGCAACCTTCGAGGCCGTGCAGGCGGTGCTGCAGAACCCGGCCCGACGGTCTGCCGGTCGCGCACCGACTCATCTGCTCACCGGCATTGCGCTGTGTGGCGTGTGCGGCGCGACGGCTCACGCTGGCGGGAACGCTCGCCAGGGCGTCCGCGCATACCGCTGCTCGGCGAGCAGCGGGCATTTCGCTCGAAGAGCGGAGCCCGTCGAAGAATACGTGACCGCGGTCATCCTCGCGCGCCTCGCTCGCGAGGATGCACGCGAGCTGCTCCAACGCTCCCCTGGCGTCGACACAGAAGGCATGCGCCTCGAAGCAGTTGGCGTCCGCGCACGCCTCGACGCACTCGCTGTTGACTTCGCAGACGGCACGCTGACGGCTTCGCAACTGCGCGCGGCGACGGAAAGGCTACGCACCCGCCTGAACGAGCTCGAGACGCGGCTCGCCGACGCCGGCCGCGTCGACGTGCTCGGCGACGTCGTCGGCGCCCCGGACGTCGCCGCCGCGTGGGCGTCGCTGACGCTCGACCGAAGGCGCGCGATCATCGCGACACTCATGACGGTCACCTTGCACCCGCCAGGTCGCGGAACACGGACGTTTCGGCCGGAGACGGTCGGCATCGACTGGGCCCGATGA